One genomic region from Euleptes europaea isolate rEulEur1 chromosome 6, rEulEur1.hap1, whole genome shotgun sequence encodes:
- the EPS8L2 gene encoding epidermal growth factor receptor kinase substrate 8-like protein 2, producing the protein MSQKGSTSSHPGSANGSMGKADGAAKMSAKDLYEQRKKYSNSNIIMHETSQYHVQHLATFIMDKSEAIVTVDDAVRKLKHLNSKEKIWAQEMLLQVNDKSIRLLDCETQEELEDFLLPTVQLCQTVLNQMRYSSILLLVCQDSEQHKPDIHFFNCDEVEAEIIHEDIESALADHKFGKKIRPQTLKVNQEKIKQRQSILPPPQGPAPIPFQYEAKGSSKNSLNRVAPPAQHNQPEYERRSSGSQDHEESRAMLAQKIEKETQTLNCTLDDIELFVAKLQKASEAYKQLNQRKKGKKNKKKGPAEGVLTLRAKPPSEAEYIDCFQKTKLALNLMAKLRKHIQNPSASEMVHFLFGPLELIVNSCGGPDLARPVLSPLLSKDTTDFLKGHLTPKEMTLWESLGEAWTRSRAEWPREANVPSYIPKFRNGWEPPLEIFRGAPWEIDFGHLQEELSSSNGHSSRNLKPVQTADQMQAVDAFTQHVTQHVNRNFEAQGIAPSKRYAKIRYDFTARNASELSVLKDEILEVLEDNKQWWKLRNRSGQAGYVPYNILDVVKLEDCGSFEQTNQKYKGDMSPRGIGPSSPSHKLPASYAGDKWGSEMLARNSPDAKEQLIHHMDEVNDELLKKITNIKVQPPQRNFKVEKTQQVHVPLTFESNAEEVRAWLEANSFSKGTVDHLGILTGAQLFSLNKEELKKVCGEEGARVYSKITVQKSLLEKSRGESELQEIMKRRQERIDSAI; encoded by the exons AACAAAGGAAGAAGTACTCCAACTCCAACATCATTATGCATGAGACATCACAGTACCATGTACAG CACTTAGCAACCTTCATCATGGACAAAAGTGAGGCCATTGTGACCGTGGACGATGCCGTTAGGAAACTCAAGCACCTTAACTCCAAAGAGAAGATCTGGGCACAAGAGATGCTGTTGCAAGTGAATGACAAGTCCATTCGACTGCTGGACTGCGAAACCCAG GAAGAGTTAGAGGACTTCCTTCTGCCAACAGTCCAGCTCTGCCAAACTGTGCTGAATCAGATGCGCTACTCTTCCATACTCCTGCTGGTGTGTCAAGACTCAGAGCAGCACAAGCCGGACATTCACTTCTTTAACTGTGATGAAGTAGAG GCAGAGATAATCCACGAGGACATCGAAAGTGCGCTTGCCGACCATAAGTTTGGAAAGAAGATACGGCCACAGACACTCAA AGTAAACCAagagaagataaaacagaggcagTCCATCCTTCCACCACCTCAAGGGCCGGCTCCTATTCCTTTCCAGTATGAAGCAAAAGGCTCCTCAAAGAACAGCTTGAACCGAGTGGCTCCTCCCGCACAGCATAACCAGCCAG AATACGAACGACGAAGCTCCGGCTCTCAGGACCATGAAGAGTCTCGTGCGATGTTGGCACAGAAGATTGAAAAAGAAACG CAAACCCTGAACTGCACCCTAGATGACATTGAGCTGTTTGTTGCCAAACTTCAAAAAGCTTCAGAGGCATACAAACAGCTGAatcaaaggaagaaaggaaagaagaacaagaagaaaggGCCAGCAG AGGGAGTTCTGACGCTGAGGGCAAAACCCCCAAGTGAAGCTGAATATATTGACTGCTTCCAGAAAACCAAGCTGGCATTAAATCTCATG gCCAAACTGAGAAAACATATCCAGAATCCAAGTGCTTCAGAGATGGTGCATTTTCTGTTTGGACCACTGGAACTG ATTGTTAATAGCTGTGGTGGTCCTGACCTTGCAAGACCTGTCCTCAGTCCACTTCTTTCTAAAGATACCACAGATTTCCTGAAAGGACATCTAACACCAAAGGAGATGACACTGTGGGAGTCCTTGGGAGAGGCATGGACAAGGTCAAG AGCGGAGTGGCCAAGAGAAGCCAACGTTCCAAGCTACATTCCAAAGTTCCGCAACGGATGGGAGCCACCCCTGGAAATTTTCCGTGGCGCCCCTTGGGAAATAGACTTTGGCCATTTGCAGGAAGAG TTGTCATCATCCAATGGCCATTCCAGTCGTAACCTAAAGCCTGTTCAGACAGCTGATCAAATGCAAGCGGTGGATGCCTTTACTCAACATGTTACTCAACATGTAAATAG GAATTTTGAGGCGCAGGGCATTGCCCCATCAAAAAGATATGCCAAAATTCGATATGATTTCACTGCTCGAAATGCCAGTGAACTTTCAGTGCTGAAGGATGAAATTTTGGAG GTTTTGGAAGATAACAAACAATGGTGGAAGCTGAGAAACCGGAGTGGACAGGCTGGTTATGTCCCATATAACATCTTGGATGTAGTGAAACTGGAGGATTGTGGATCATTTGAACAG ACTAATCAGAAATACAAAGGAGATATGAGTCCAAGAGGAATCGGACCTTCCAGCCCCTCGCATAAGTTACCTGCCAGTTACGCTGGGGATAAATGGGGAAGTGAAATGTTAGCCCGCAATTCTCCTGATGCCAAAGAAC AACTGATCCATCATATGGATGAGGTCAATGATGAACTTCTGAAAAAGATTACCAATATTAAAGTGCAGCCCCCTCAAAGAAACTTTAAAGTTGAGAAGACACAGCAAGTTCATGTACCCCTGACCTTTGAGTCCAATGCTGAAGAAGTCAGAGCTTGGCTGGAAGCAAATTCTTTTAGCAAAGG AACTGTGGACCATCTTGGAATACTGACCGGGGCTCAACTTTTCTCGCTGAACAAAGAGGAGTTGAAAAAAGTATGCGGAGAAGAGGGGGCTAGGGTGTACAGTAAAATCACAGTTCAAAAATCTCTCTTAGAG